A genomic window from Thermococcus nautili includes:
- a CDS encoding DUF4040 domain-containing protein, whose translation MNCVTCINYIIIGVMIISAILAVEWRDLLAAAVGMAAVSLFASILFLILQAPDVAMTEAAIGAALSGAIFIFAIKRTQRFETEEEERPGWWVRW comes from the coding sequence ATGAACTGCGTAACCTGCATCAACTACATCATAATAGGCGTTATGATAATCTCGGCGATACTCGCCGTTGAGTGGCGCGACCTCTTAGCGGCCGCCGTTGGAATGGCCGCGGTAAGCCTGTTCGCCTCAATACTGTTCCTAATCCTTCAGGCGCCGGACGTGGCAATGACCGAAGCGGCCATAGGGGCCGCGCTCAGCGGTGCGATATTCATCTTCGCCATAAAGAGAACCCAGCGCTTTGAGACAGAGGAGGAAGAGAGGCCCGGGTGGTGGGTAAGATGGTGA